From Drosophila nasuta strain 15112-1781.00 chromosome X, ASM2355853v1, whole genome shotgun sequence, one genomic window encodes:
- the LOC132797376 gene encoding putative cyclin-dependent serine/threonine-protein kinase DDB_G0272797/DDB_G0274007 yields MTASSAAATPMSQSKTSLAAAAGVAAATSTSTTNGSGSGSGSGNNISNSNSNSNIGNSSNGISIGNNSNSNSNTNNEQSIAASTTTTTTTVQTQAHHHHHHHHHRHHHLLETPTSSAAVAAAVAAASAVAAAAAATTTAAAAAAATSVVAPRAAQVYERLCRPSHAADHQQQQQHQHQQQQQQHQQQHLQQQQHQQQQQHQQQQQHVQQQQQHQQLQHQQAKVQQRAVLPPPQLPATTTPAAQQQQQQQLQALPAAVSTGGYQTLPAYYHHQPVARPLTTQHTHAHTHPLPPPAHPHTHAHRTHQHSHQHQHPHQHQHQHQHQHQHAHAHVHPHAAYHQLQPLSHYHQQL; encoded by the exons ATGACAGCATCGt CGGCAGCTGCAACACCAATGTCACAGTCCAAAACATcgcttgcagcagcagctggagttGCGGCAGCAACGTCAACGTCTACGACCAacggcagtggcagtggcagtggcagtggcaacaacatcagTAATAGCAACAGTAATAGCAACATTGGCAATAGTAGCAATGGCATCAGCATcggcaacaatagcaatagcaacagcaataccAACAACGAGCAGTCAATCGCggcatcgacaacaacaacaacaacaacggtaCAGACGCaagctcatcatcatcatcaccatcatcaccatcgtcatcatcatttgCTGGAGACACCAACGAGCAGTGCAgcagttgccgctgctgttgcggcaGCGTCTGCTgtggcggcagcggcagcagcaacaactacagcagctgcagcagccgcagccacatCGGTGGTTGCGCCACGCGCTGCTCAAGTCTATGAGCGTTTGTGTCGTCCTAGTCATGCGGCagatcatcaacagcagcagcaacaccagcatcaacagcagcagcagcaacatcagcagcagcacttacaacagcagcaacaccaacagcaacagcagcatcaacagcagcagcagcacgttcaacagcagcagcaacaccaacagttgcaacatcagcagGCAAAGGTGCAGCAGCGCGCTGTGTTGCCACCTCCACAGCTaccggcaacaacaacaccagcagcacagcagcaacagcaacaacaattgcaagcGCTGCCAGCAGCTGTATCAACTGGTGGCTATCAGACGCTGCCTGCCTACTATCATCATCAGCCAGTGGCGCGACCCCTGACTACACAACATACGCATGCGCATACGCATCCTCTTCCGCCGCCAGCTCATCCGCATACTCATGCGCATCGAACGCATCAGCATtcacatcagcatcagcatcctcatcagcatcaacatcaacatcaacatcaacatcaacatgcGCATGCTCATGTGCATCCACATGCGGCGTACCATCAACTGCAGCCGCTGAGCCACTACCATCAGCAGCTTTAA
- the LOC132795961 gene encoding alanine--glyoxylate aminotransferase 2-like, translated as MPFASEQMQSVASQQLSKSDTIKLRNKHIGQACQLFYRSDPLKIVRGQGQYMFDEEGTRYLDCINNVAHVGHCHPEVVRAGALQMATISTNNRFLHDELVQCAKTLTSKMPSPLSVCFFVNSGSEANDLALRLARNYTKRQDVITLDHAYHGHLQSVMEISPYKFNQPGGEKKPDYVHVAPCPDIYGGQYTDKEFPNADLGLLYAQPIADICERQMAKGEGVAAFIAESLQSCGGQILPPAGYFQRVYDAVHQAGGVCIADEVQVGFGRVGSHYWAFETQNVVPDIVCVAKPMGNGHPVGAVVTTPEIAQAFHATGVAYFNTYGGNPVSCAIANAVMRIIDEEGLQQNAHQLGDYLLRECSQLKQEFDCVGDVRGLGLFVGIELVTDRDARIPDTKGAHWVVNRMKQLHKVLVSSDGPNDNVIKLKPPMCFNLENADEFLLAFRECLTTLTQEQLQQARVADAAATAALTTNGVIATAADTLANKTKMFERQDRLIKSV; from the exons ATGCCTTTCGCAAGTGAACAAATGCAATCGGTGGCCAGCCAGCAATTGTCCAAATCGGACACGATTAAGCTGCGCAACAAGCACATTGG ACAAGCCTGCCAACTCTTCTATCGATCTGATCCATTGAAAATAGTTCGCGGACAGGGTCAGTACATGTTTGATGAGGAGGGCACGCGTTATCTGGACTGCATCAATAATGTGGCACATG TGGGTCATTGCCATCCTGAAGTGGTGCGCGCTGGAGCCCTCCAGATGGCCACCATCTCGACAAACAATCGCTTCCTGCACGATGAGCTGGTGCAGTGCGCCAAGACCTTGACCAGCAAGATGCCATCGCCGCTCTCCGTTTGCTTCTTTGTCAACTCCGGCTCGGAGGCCAACGATTTGGCGCTGCGTCTGGCACGCAACTACACCAAGCGTCAGGATGTGATCACACTCGACCA TGCCTACCACGGTCACTTGCAGTCCGTAATGGAGATCTCGCCGTATAAATTCAATCAGCCCGGCGGCGAGAAGAAACCGGACTATGTGCATGTGGCTCCCTGTCCCGACATCTATGGCGGCCAGTACACGGACAAGGAGTTCCCCAACGCCGATCTTGGACTGCTCTACGCACAGCCCATTGCGGACATTTGCGAGCGCCAGATGGCAAAGGGTGAGGGCGTTGCAGCCTTCATTGCCGAGAGCCTGCAGAGCTGTGGCGGACAAATATTGCCGCCCGCCGGCTACTTCCAGCGTGTGTACGACGCCGTGCATCAGGCTGGAGGCGTGTGCATCGCCGACGAGGTGCAGGTGGGCTTTGGCCGTGTGGGCAGCCACTATTGGGCATTTGAGACACAGAACGTGGTGCCCGACATTGTGTGCGTGGCCAAGCCGATGGGCAACGGTCATCCGGTGGGCGCTGTGGTGACCACGCCAGAGATTGCGCAGGCATTCCATGCCACGGGCGTGGCCTATTTCAATACGTACGGCGGCAATCCGGTGTCGTGCGCCATTGCCAATGCGGTGATGCGGATCATCGATGAGGAGGGACTGCAGCAGAATGCCCATCAGCTGGGCGATTATCTGCTGCGCGAGTGCAGCCAGCTGAAGCAGGAGTTCGATTGCGTTGGCGATGTGCGTGGCCTCGGCTTGTTTGTGGGCATTGAGTTGGTCACCGATCGCGATGCACGCATTCCGGACACTAAGGGCGCCCATTGGGTCGTCAATCGCATGAAGCAACTGCACAAGGTGCTCGTCTCCAGCGATGGGCCCAACGACAATGTGATCAAGCTAAAGCCACCCATGTGCTTCAATCTGGAGAACGCCGATGAGTTCCTGCTTGCGTTCCGCGAATGCCTCACCACGCTCACCCAGGAGCAGTTGCAGCAGGCTCGTGTTGCCGATGCCGCAGCCACAGCTGCTCTCACCACAAACGGTGTCATTGCCACTGCGGCTGATACGCTGGCGAACAAGACGAAAATGTTTGAGCGACAGGATCGTCTCATCAAGTCCGTTTGA
- the LOC132796200 gene encoding LOW QUALITY PROTEIN: odorant receptor 13a (The sequence of the model RefSeq protein was modified relative to this genomic sequence to represent the inferred CDS: deleted 1 base in 1 codon), whose product MFNPKSDEHSNFYMPFQCIWLKLNGSWPLEYDSKNGAIRRKNFFRKAYSCWSWYVIVSVGITISFQTSFLIDHFGDIIMLTENCCTTLMGVLNFVRLLHLRLNQNQLRELVQEFVSHIWIPDNKSVHITKECRKRMITFRVMTMLLSCLILMYCILPLVQLFFGFGMNAEDKPFPYKMGFPYNPYRNWMSYAATYLFTSYAGICVVTTLFAEDSLFGFFITYTCGQFRLLHERVEVLIVMTKANSSNNSDITKLQRKQTLELHSCARQHNKIIRFAKRLEDFFSPILLINLIISALLICMVGFQLVTSKYMFIGDYMKFIIYISSAISQLYIICKNGDLLIQHSTITAWHLYNCDWDGVQNKDNTICAYTNSEFRTNLQFMIMCSQKPVRITTFKFSTLSLQSFTAILSTSMSYFTLLRSLLDDNKA is encoded by the exons ATGTTCAATCCTAAATCGGATGAGCACTCAAATTTTTACATGCCATTTCAATGTATTTGGCTAAAATTAAATGGCTCTTGGCCATTGGAATATGACTCGAAAAATGGCGCAATACGTCGAAAAAACTTCTTTCGCAAGGCCTATTCGTGTTGGTCGTGGTATGTGATTGTTTCAGTGGGAATAACAATCAGCTTCCAGACATCGTTTTTAATAGACCACTTTGGAGACATTATAATGCTTACCGAGAATTGTTGTACTACTTTAATGGGTGTTCTAAATTTTGTTCGTTTACTACACTTGCGTCTCAATCAGAACCAGCTTCGAGAATTAGTTCAAGAATTTGTCAGTCATATATGGATACCAGA CAACAAAAGTGTTCACATTACTAAGGAGTGTCGAAAACGAATGATTACTTTTCGGGTAATGACAATGCTGCTATCCTGTCTCATACTTATGTATTGCATTCTCCCATTGGTTCAACTTTTTTTCGGA TTCGGCATGAACGCCGAAGACAAACCATTCCCTTACAAAATGGGATTTCCATACAATCCATATAGAAATTGGATGAGTTATGCGGCAACCTATTTGTTTACATCATATGCGGGCATTTGTGTGGTTACGACACTTTTTGCTGAGGACTCTCTATTTGGATTCTTTATAACGTACACTTGCGGACAATTTCGCTTACTTCATGAACGCGTCGAAGTTTTAATAGTCATGACAAAGGCAAACTCATCGAACAACTCTGATATTACCAAATTACAGCGAAAACAAACTTTAGAATTGCATTCCTGTGCAAGGCagcataacaaaataattcg ttTTGCTAAACGATTGGAAGATTTCTTTAGCCCAATTCTACTTATTAATCTTATCATCTCGGCGCTTCTTATATGCATGGTGGGATTTCAGCTGGTGACT AGTAAATACATGTTTATTGGAGACTATATGAAgttcattatttatatatccTCGGCAATATCTCAGTTGTATATCATTTGTAAAAATGGGGATTTACTAATACAACAC TCGACTATCACTGCCTGGCATCTGTACAATTGCGATTGGGACGGCGTGCAAAATAAAGATAACACTATATGTGCCTACACGAACTCAGAATTTCGAAcgaatttgcaatttatgatAATGTGTAGTCAGAAACCAGTGCGGATAACAACTTTTAAGTTTTCCACATTATCGCTTCAAAGTTTTACTGCG ATTCTGAGCACATCAATGAGCTATTTCACATTACTGCGATCACTTTTGGATGATAACAAAGCGTAA